The following proteins come from a genomic window of Pseudochaenichthys georgianus chromosome 17, fPseGeo1.2, whole genome shotgun sequence:
- the selenof gene encoding selenoprotein F translates to MSGEVYLLWLMSLLQTLSAYGADLSSEACRELGFSSNLLCSSCDLLGEFSLTTLQPDCRQCCQQEAQMEARKLYPGAILEVCGUKLGRFPQVQAFVRSDKPKMFKGLQIKYVRGSDPVLKLLDDNGNMAEELSILKWNTDSVEEFLSEKLEQI, encoded by the exons ATGTCGGGAGAGGTGTATCTCCTGTGGCTTATGTCGCTTTTACAAACG CTGTCGGCCTACGGAGCCGACCTGTCGTCTGAGGCGTGCAGGGAGCTGGGGTTCTCCAGCAACCTGCTGTGCAGCTCCTGTGACCTGCTCGGGGAGTTCAGCCTCACCACGCTCCAGCCCGACTGCCGGCAGTGCTGCCAGCAGGAGGCCCAGATGGAAGCGCGCAAG ctCTACCCTGGGGCCATCCTGGAGGTGTGTGGATGAAAATTGGGGCGGTTCCCCCAAGTCCAAG CTTTTGTCAGGAGTGACAAGCCCAAGATGTTCAAGGGTCTTCAGATCAAG tacGTCAGAGGCTCGGATCCTGTGCTAAAGCTTTTGGACGACAACGGGAACATGGCTGAAGAGCTCAGCATCCTCAAGTGGAACACGGACAGCGTGGAGGAGTTCCTCAGTGAGAAATTAGAACAGATATAG
- the cldn18 gene encoding claudin-18, which translates to MAPSVLQNGGFILGLVGAAALIAATAMNNWSVKDRQGDVVTSVYTYKGLWKDCETTSSGLTECRPLYGLLGFSGTFQAVRALMIVGVVLGVLGAVISLFSLTCLSMTSMADTTKAKMSLTAGIMFIIGGVCGIAGASIYANQIVASFRLSTNPNYGGNMEGGMGGGMGGGMGGIPRYTFGPALFIGWIGGGVLVIGGILKSVAFRGMVKDEKPQYPGVAYKPQPRTKSALPDHHSEGAKNYV; encoded by the exons ATGGCGCCTTCAGTTCTGCAGAATGGGGGCTTTATTCTGGGTTTGGTTGGAGCAGCAGCCCTCATCGCAGCGACCGCCATGAACAACTGGAGCGTGAAGGACAGGCAGGGGGACGTGGTGACGTCCGTCTACACCTACAAGGGTCTGTGGAAGGACTGTGAGACGACGTCCTCGGGGTTAACTGAGTGCCGTCCGCTCTACGGCCTGCTGGGATTCTCAG GAACCTTCCAGGCGGTGCGGGCCCTGATGATAGTGGGGGTGGTGCTGGGGGTCCTGGGGGCCGTGATATCACTGTTCTCTCTCACCTGCCTCTCGATGACCAGCATGGCTGACACCACCAAGGCCAAGATGAGCCTCACCGCCGGCATCATGTTCATCATCGGCG GTGTGTGTGGCATCGCAGGAGCCTCCATCTACGCCAATCAGATCGTGGCCAGCTTCAGGCTCTCCACCAACCCCAACTACGGAGGCAACATGGAAGGAGGGATGGGGGGAGGGATGGGGGGAGGAATGGGAGGGATTCCCAG ATACACATTTGGCCCCGCGCTGTTTATAGGCTGGATCGGAGGGGGCGTCCTGGTTATTGGGGGCATCCTGAAGTCCGTGGCCTTCAGGGGAATGGTGAAAGATGAAAAACCACA GTACCCGGGGGTAGCGTACAAACCTCAGCCCCGCACCAAAAGCGCTCTGCCTGATCACCATTCAGAGGGAGCCAAGAATTATGTGTAA